The stretch of DNA TTTCCGAACTGTCGATCCTTCGCGCCAATCGCTTGGTCAAGCAGACTGATTGGACCGGCCGGCGCCGCTCTTCCAGCCTCGCCCCGCCGCAAAAACCCGAGTCGTGCTCGCCGCCCCGCAAGCGGGTTTGACTCCGAGGGGAAGCTGACCGAAGCTTGCGCCTTCGTAAAGCCGCCCCCGCCATGGATGCCTGCATGACCAAGCCCCGCCGCACCCTGTTGATCAGTCTCCTCGTCGTATTGGCCCTGGGCCTGGCGTGGCTGTTCCTGCGTACCACGCCGCCGGTGGTGCCGGATGCGATCAGGCACGGTTACGGCAAGGCGCTGGAACAGGCGCGCAACGGCCAGCCCGGCGCGGCGCGGGTGCTGTATCAACAGCTGGGGCGTCCGGACCTGTCGGACAGCCGGCGCATCCGCCTGCTCGCCGAGCTGCACAACTACCCCAGCCCACAGGCACTGAAACTGGCCGACGCCGGCCTGCACCACACCGAGCCCGAGGTCCGCGAGGCCGCCATCCAGGCGGTGCTCGGCCTGGTCCCGGCACGCCAGCGCAGTCTGCTGATCGGCCCGCTGCTGGACGATGAAGTGCAAAGCGTGCGCTTCGCCGCCGTCACCGCCCTGCTCGGCTTGTCGCCGGATGAACAGGGCCTGTATTTCGGGCCGCTGCAGCAAGTGATCGATGAGTACACCCAGGTGCTCAAGGCCCAGCCGGAGAACGTCGAGGCGCAATACCAGCTGGCGCGCCTGTACCT from Pseudomonas chlororaphis subsp. chlororaphis encodes:
- a CDS encoding tetratricopeptide repeat protein, with product MTKPRRTLLISLLVVLALGLAWLFLRTTPPVVPDAIRHGYGKALEQARNGQPGAARVLYQQLGRPDLSDSRRIRLLAELHNYPSPQALKLADAGLHHTEPEVREAAIQAVLGLVPARQRSLLIGPLLDDEVQSVRFAAVTALLGLSPDEQGLYFGPLQQVIDEYTQVLKAQPENVEAQYQLARLYLHNANLDQAQQTLEHALSLQPDNLQAVILQLEVLDRQGRSEAARQLLAKQLQAQQDSAYLQHALGMWLLHHDQSEFALLGLSRAVELEPNNADYRYDLATTLHSEEELEAAQKQLEEIVQRQPANRKARVLLIKYWKESGQLQNVQILLAQLEQQNPDDPALQQGL